One Saimiri boliviensis isolate mSaiBol1 chromosome 17, mSaiBol1.pri, whole genome shotgun sequence genomic window carries:
- the RAI1 gene encoding retinoic acid-induced protein 1, which translates to MQSFRERCGFHGKQQNYQQTSQETSRLENYRQPSQAGLSCDRQRLLAKDYYNPQPYPSYEGGTGTPSGTAAAVAADKYHRGSKALPTQQALQGRPAFAGYSAQDSSPYPGRYAGEENLQAWGAPQPPPPQPQPLSAGVGKYDENLMKKTAVAPSRQYAEQGAQVPFRTHSLHVQQPPLPQQPLAYPKLQRQKLQNDIASPLPFPQGTHFPQHSQSFPTSSTYSSSVQGGGQGAHSYKSCTAPSAQPHDRPLTASSSLAPGQRVQNLHAYQSGRLSYDHQQQQQQQQQQQQQQQQQALQSRHHAQETLHYQNLAKYQHYGQQGQGYCQPDAAVRTPEQYYQTFSPSSSHSPARSVGRSPSYSSTPSPLMPNLESFPYSQQPLSTGAFPAGITDHSHFMPLLNPSPTDATSSVDTQAGNGKPLQKDKLPESLLSDLSLQSLTALTSQVENISSTVQQLLLSKAAVPQKKGVKNLVSRTPEQHKSQHCSPEGSGYSAEPAGTPLSEPLSSTPQSTHAEPQEADYLSGSEDPLERSFLYCSQARGSPARVNSNSKAKPESVSTCSVTSPDDMSTKSDDSFQSLHSSLPLDSFSKFVAGERDCPRLLLSALAQEDLASEILGLQEAIGEKADKAWAEAPSLGKDSSKPPFSLENHSTCLDSVAKGAWPRPGEPEALPDPLQLDKGGTTKDFSPGLFEDPSVAFATPDPKKTTGPLSFGTKPTLGAAAPDPTAAAFDCFPDTTAASSADSANPFAWPEENLGDACPRWGLHPGDLTKGLEQGGKASDGVSKGDAREASACLGFQEEEPPGEKVVSLPGDFKQEEAGGVKEEAGGLLQCPEVGKADRWLEDSRHCCSTADFGDLPLLPPTSRKEDLEAEEEYSSLCELLGSPEQRPGMQDPLSPKAPLICTKEEVEEVLDSKAGWGSPCHLSGESVILLGPTVGTESKVQSWFESSLSHMKPGEEGPDGERAPGDSATSDTSLAQKPNKPAVPEAPIAKKEPVPRGKSLRSRRVHRGLPEAEDSPCRAPALPKDLLLPESCTGPPAGQMEGAGAPGRGASEGLPRMCTRSLTALSEPRTPGPPGLTTTPAPPDKLAGKQRAAFKSGKRVGKPSPKAASSPSNPAALPVASDSSPMGSKTKETDSPGTPGKDQRSMILRSRTKTQEMFHSKRRRPSEGRLPNCRATKKLLDNSHLPATFKVSGSPQKEGRVSQRARVPKPGAGSKLSDRPLHALKRKSAFMAPVPTKKRNLVLRSRSSSNASGHGGDGKEEGPEGSPTLFKRMSSPKKAKPAKGNGEPATKPPPPEAPDACLKLASRAAFQGAMKTKVLPPRKGRGLKLEAIVQKITSPSLKKFACKAPGPAPGNPLSPALPEKDRGLKGAGGSPVGVEEGLITMGAGQKLPAASVADPLCRNLTNRSLKGKLMNSKKLSSTDCFKTEAFTSPEVLQPGGTALAPKKRSRKGRAGALGLSKGPLEKRPYLGPALLLTPRDRAGGTQGAVEDNSGGGGKKPKMEELGLASQPPEGRPCQPQTRAQKQPGHANYSSYSKRKRLTRGRAKNTTSSPCKGRAKRRRQQQVLPLDPAEPEIRLKYISSCKRLRSDSRIPAFSPFVRVEKRDAFTTICTVVNAPGDAPKPHRKPPSSASSSSSSSSSFSLEAAGASLATLPGGSILQPRPSLPLSSTMHLGPVVSKALSTSCLVCCLCQNPANFQDLGDLCGPYYPEHCLPRKKPRLKEKLRPESTCEEASLPLERTLKGPECAAAAAAGKPPRPDGPADLAKQGPLRTSARGLSRRLQSCYCCDGREDGGEEAAPADKGRRHECSKEAPAEPGGEAQEHWVHEACAVWTGGVYLVAGKLFGLQEAMKVAVDMMCSSCQEAGATIGCRHKGCIHTYHYPCASDAGCIFIEENFSLKCPKHKRLPL; encoded by the exons ATGCAGTCTTTTCGAGAAAGGTGTGGTTTCCATGGCAAACAACAGAACTACCAGCAGACCTCGCAGGAAACATCACGCCTGGAGAATTACAGGCAGCCGAGTCAGGCCGGGCTAAGCTGCGACCGGCAGCGGCTGCTCGCCAAGGACTATTATAACCCGCAGCCTTACCCGAGCTACGAGGGTGGCACTGGCACGCCCTCTGGCACAGCGGCCGCGGTGGCTGCTGACAAGTACCACCGAGGCAGCAAGGCCCTGCCCACGCAGCAGGCCCTGCAGGGGAGGCCGGCTTTCGCCGGCTACAGCGCCCAGGACAGCAGCCCCTACCCAGGCCGCTATGCTGGCGAGGAGAACCTGCAGGCTTGGGGGGCCCCGCAGCCACCACCCCCACAGCCGCAGCCCCTGTCAGCGGGGGTGGGCAAGTATGATGAGAACTTAATGAAAAAGACGGCAGTGGCCCCCAGCAGGCAGTATGCAGAGCAGGGTGCCCAGGTGCCCTTTCGGACTCACTCCCTGCACGTCCAGCAGCCACCACTGCCCCAGCAGCCCCTGGCATACCCAAAGCTGCAAAGGCAGAAGCTGCAGAACGACATCGCTTCCCCTCTGCCCTTCCCCCAGGGCACCCACTTTCCCCAGCATTCCCAgtccttccccacctcctccacctaCTCCTCCTCCGTCCAGGGCGGTGGGCAGGGGGCCCACTCCTATAAGAGCTGCACAGCGCCGAGTGCCCAGCCCCACGACAGGCCGCTGACCGCCAGCTCCAGCCTGGCCCCGGGGCAGCGGGTCCAGAATCTTCATGCCTACCAGTCGGGCCGCCTCAGCTatgaccaccagcagcagcagcagcagcagcagcagcagcaacagcagcagcagcagcaagctCTTCAGAGCCGGCACCATGCCCAGGAAACCCTCCATTACCAAAACCTCGCCAAGTATCAGCACTACGGGCAGCAAGGCCAGGGCTACTGCCAGCCGGACGCAGCGGTCCGGACCCCGGAGCAGTACTACCAGACCttcagccccagctccagccacTCGCCCGCCCGCTCCGTGGGCCGCTCCCCCTCCTACAGCTCCACTCCGTCGCCGCTGATGCCAAACCTGGAGAGCTTCCCCTACAGCCAGCAGCCGCTGAGCACAGGGGCCTTTCCCGCAGGGATCACAGACCACAGCCACTTCATGCCCCTGCTCAACCCCTCCCCGACGGATGCCACCAGCTCCGTGGACACGCAGGCCGGCAACGGCAAGCCGCTGCAGAAGGACAAGCTCCCCGAGAGCCTGCTGTCGGATCTCAGCCTGCAGAGCCTCACGGCGCTGACCTCACAGGTGGAGAACATTTCCAGCACCGTCCAGCAGCTGCTGCTCTCCAAGGCTGCCGTGCCGCAAAAGAAAGGCGTCAAGAACCTCGTGTCCAGGACCCCGGAGCAGCACAAAAGCCAGCACTGCAGCCCAGAAGGCAGTGGCTACTCGGCCGAGCCCGCGGGCACGCCGCTGTCGGAGCCGCTGAGCAGCACGCCGCAGTCCACGCACGCCGAGCCGCAGGAGGCCGACTACCTGAGCGGCTCCGAGGACCCACTGGAGCGCAGCTTCCTCTACTGCAGCCAGGCCCGCGGCAGCCCTGCCAGGGTCAACAGCAACTCGAAGGCCAAGCCGGAGTCCGTGTCCACCTGTTCTGTGACCTCTCCTGACGACATGTCCACCAAATCTGACGACTCCTTCCAGAGCCTGCACAGCAGCCTGCCGCTCGACAGCTTCTCCAAGTTCGTGGCGGGCGAGCGGGACTGTCCTCGGCTGCTGCTGAGCGCCCTGGCACAGGAGGACCTAGCCTCCGAGATCCTGGGGCTGCAGGAAGCCATCGGCGAGAAGGCCGACAAAGCTTGGGCCGAAgcgcccagcctgggcaaggacaGCAGCAAGCCCCCCTTTTCGCTGGAGAACCACAGCACCTGCCTGGACTCTGTGGCCAAGGGTGCGTGGCCCCGGCCTGGGGAGCCGGAGGCCCTGCCCGACCCCTTGCAGCTGGACAAGGGTGGCACCACCAAGGACTTCAGCCCAGGGCTGTTCGAAGACCCTTCCGTGGCCTTCGCTACCCCTGATCCCAAAAAGACAACTGGTCCTCTCTCCTTTGGCACCAAGCCCACCCTCGGGGCTGCGGCTCCAGACCCTACCGCAGCAGCTTTTGACTGTTTCCCGGACACGACTGCTGCCAGCTCGGCAGACAGCGCTAACCCCTTTGCCTGGCCAGAGGAAAACCTGGGCGATGCTTGTCCCAGGTGGGGATTGCACCCCGGTGACCTCACCAAGGGCCTGGAGCAGGGTGGGAAAGCCTCGGATGGCGTCAGCAAAGGGGACGCCCGTGAGGCTTCGGCCTGCCTGGGCTTCCAGGAGGAGGAGCCCCCGGGGGAGAAGGTGGTCTCGTTGCCCGGGGACTTCAAGCAGGAGGAGGCGGGTGGGGTGAAGGAGGAGGCAGGCGGGCTGCTGCAGTGCCCCGAGGTGGGCAAGGCCGATCGGTGGCTGGAGGACAGCCGGCACTGCTGTTCCACCGCCGACTTCGGGGACCTCCCACTGCTGCCGCCCACCAGCAGGAAGGAggacctggaggctgaggaggagtaCTCCTCCCTGTGTGAGCTCCTGGGCAGCCCCGAGCAGAGGCCTGGCATGCAGGACCCTCTGTCGCCCAAGGCCCCGCTCATCTGCAccaaggaggaggtggaggaggtgctGGACTCCAAGGCCGGCTGGGGCTCCCCGTGCCACCTCTCAGGGGAGTCTGTCATCCTGCTGGGCCCCACCGTGGGCACCGAGTCAAAGGTCCAGAGCTGGTTTGAGTCTTCGCTGTCCCACATGAAGCCTGGTGAAGAGGGGCCCGACGGGGAGCGAGCTCCAGGGGATTCTGCCACCTCGGACACCTCCCTGGCCCAGAAGCCCAACAAGCCTGCTGTGCCTGAGGCGCCCATCGCGAAGAAAGAGCCTGTGCCACGGGGCAAAAGCTTACGGAGCCGGCGGGTGCACCGGGGGCTGCCCGAGGCCGAGGACTCCCCATGCAGGGCACCCGCGCTGCCCAAAGACCTCCTGCTCCCTGAATCCTGCACGGGGCCCCCGGCGGGTCAGATGGAAGGGGCTGGGGCCCCAGGCCGGGGGGCCTCGGAGGGGCTCCCCAGGATGTGTACTCGCTCTCTCACGGCCCTGAGTGAGCCCCGCACACCCGGGCCCCCAGGCCTGACCACCACCCCTGCACCCCCAGACAAACTGGCGGGCAAGCAGCGAGCCGCCTTCAAGTCGGGCAAGCGTGTGGGGAAGCCCTCACCCAAGGCCGCCTCCAGCCCCAGCAACCCGGCCGCCCTGCCCGTGGCCTCCGACAGCAGCCCCATGGGCTCCAAGACCAAGGAGACGGACTCACCCGGCACGCCTGGCAAGGACCAGCGCTCCATGATCCTCCGGTCACGCACCAAGACCCAGGAGATGTTCCACTCCAAGCGACGGAGGCCCTCCGAGGGCCGGCTCCCCAACTGCCGGGCCACCAAGAAACTCCTGGACAACAGCCACCTGCCTGCCACGTTCAAGGTCTCCGGCAGCCCTCAGAAGGAGGGCAGGGTGAGCCAGCGGGCCAGGGTCCCCAAGCCGGGTGCAGGCAGCAAGCTCTCTGACCGGCCCCTCCATGCGCTCAAAAGGAAGTCGGCCTTCATGGCGCCGGTGCCCACCAAGAAGCGGAACCTGGTCTTGCGGAGCCGCAGCAGCAGCAATGCCAGCGGCCATGGGGGAGACGGGAAGGAGGAGGGGCCCGAGGGCTCCCCGACCCTCTTCAAGAGGATGTCTTCTCCCAAGAAAGCCAAGCCCGCCAAGGGCAACGGCGAGCCCGCCACAAAGCCCCCGCCCCCCGAGGCCCCTGACGCCTGCCTCAAGCTCGCCTCTCGGGCCGCCTTCCAGGGGGCCATGAAGACCAAGGTGCTGCCGCCCCGGAAGGGCCGGGGcctgaagctggaagccatcgtGCAGAAGATCACGTCGCCCAGCCTCAAGAAGTTTGCGTGCAAAGCGCCGGGGCCCGCTCCCGGGAATCCTCTGAGCCCAGCCCTTCCGGAGAAGGACCGTGGGCTCAAGGGTGCTGGGGGCAGCCCGGTGGGGGTGGAAGAAGGCCTGATCACTATGGGCGCCGGGCAGAAGCTCCCAGCCGCTTCTGTCGCCGATCCGCTGTGCAGAAATCTGACCAACAGATCCTTAAAAGGCAAACTCATGAACAGTAAGAAACTGTCTTCGACTGACTGTTTCAAAACCGAGGCCTTCACGTCCCCGGAGGTCCTGCAACCCGGGGGGACTGCCCTGGCACCTAAGAAGAGAAGCCGGAAAGGCCGGGCAGGAGCCCTCGGGCTCTCCAAAGGCCCCCTGGAGAAGAGGCCCTATCTTGGCCCGGCTCTGCTCCTGACTCCCCGAGACAGGGCTGGCGGCACCCAGGGGGCCGTCGAGGACAACTCTGGCGGAGGAGGCAAGAAGCCAAAGATGGAGGAGCTGGGCCTGGCCTCCCAGCCCCCCGAGGGCAGGCCCTGCCAGCCCCAGACAAGGGCACAGAAACAGCCAGGCCATGCCAACTACAGCAGCTACTCCAAGCGGAAGCGCCTCACTCGGGGCCGGGCCAAGAACACCACCTCTTCACCCTGCAAGGGGCGAGCCaagcggcggcggcagcagcaggtGCTGCCCCTGGATCCCGCAGAGCCTGAAATCCGTCTCAAGTACATTTCCTCGTGCAAGCGGCTGAGGTCAGACAGCCGGATCCCCGCCTTCTCACCCTTCGTGCGCGTGGAGAAGCGAGACGCGTTCACCACCATATGCACTGTTGTCAACGCCCCTGGAGATGCGCCCAAGCCCCACAGGaagcctccctcctctgcctcctcctcctcctcctcctcctcctcgttcTCCTTGGAGGCAGCCGGGGCCTCCCTGGCCACGCTCCCTGGAGGCTCCATCCTGCAGCCGcggccctccctgcccctctcctccaCCATGCACCTGGGGCCCGTGGTTTCCAAGGCCCTGAGTACCTCTTGCCTTGTCTGCTGCCTCTGCCAAAACCCGGCCAACTTCCAGGATCTTGGTGACCTCTGTGGGCCCTACTACCCCGAGCACTGCCTCCCCAGAAAGAAGCCGAGACTCAAGGAGAAGCTGCGGCCGGAAAGCACCTGCGAGGAAGCCTCGCTGCCGCTCGAGAGAACACTCAAAGGCCCCGAGTGTGCAGCTGCCGCCGCTGCCGGGAAGCCCCCCAGGCCCGACGGCCCCGCCGACCTGGCCAAGCAGGGCCCGCTGCGCACCAGTGCCCGGGGCCTCTCCCGGAGGCTGCAGAGCTGCTACTGCTGTGATGGCCGGGAGGATGGGGGCGAGGAGGCAGCCCCAGCCGACAAGGGCCGAAGACACGAGTGCAGCAAGGAGGCCCCGGCAGAGCCCGGCGGGGAGGCCCAGGAGCACTGGGTGCACGAGGCCTGCGCCGTGTGGACCGGTGGCGTCTACCTGGTGGCCGGGAAGCTCTTTGGGCTGCAGGAGGCCATGAAGGTGGCCGTGGACATG ATGTGTTCCAGCTGCCAAGAAGCCGGGGCCACCATTGGGTGCCGACACAAAGGATGCATCCACACCTATCACTACCCGTGTGCCAGCGACGCAG GTTGCATATTCATCGAAGAgaacttttctttgaaatgtcCCAAACATAAG AGGCTGCCGTTGTAA